In a genomic window of Quercus lobata isolate SW786 chromosome 4, ValleyOak3.0 Primary Assembly, whole genome shotgun sequence:
- the LOC115983699 gene encoding disease resistance protein RPS6-like: MHDLLQQMGREIVQQESNKLEQRSRIWHYKDAYELLTKNMGSNEIRSIMLLSPEQTELSLKAKVFKRMKNLKFHIGEALEYLPDELRFLEWREFPLSLSSKCCLPRQLVVLKMFKSNIILENVFKQGFQNEKLKKISLESCEFITKLPDLCCPNLEELNILYSRNLIEVHESIGFLEKLKKWHLIGCSQLQILPSMLMLKSLKYFNLAGCSRLEKFPDIHPEMKSLKQLTLVRCGIRELPSSLINCGRSKLRNFLVGANKSQMREEEDIPSAKLRLACNSFNNFAGPTGFQSLTFLCLRDLRIKVELDSWMQPDYFPVLTELDLSSTGIVSIPESISKFTTLRRLCISDCKKLREIPRLPQSIRIVTAPNCDRLDTQSLSRLLNQFGEILGILPNTVAASFDSEWPQFRLGHYLILPVTEIPEWSKFNHHQIVGNSVSFLVGPKFSNLVVCIAFPTKDVKTDTWYSWDVPIFINGEEKFNGRMSLWANSNCGHVWLMYWKVNISNPSEENRIEVEVKVRPSKFISNPPSISLDRMRIYVECICCPQKPNISPASSMDQCAFNNGEEDLGCVGIRCQLRKRNHRPIYARHPQKHYLSSFGWLRIRFQLWKRSSKPRRWRITNGFRGQGSSSIPNTFLNDNTYANLYPPSKKTKAC; encoded by the exons ATGCATGACTTGCTACAACAGATGGGTAGAGAAATCGTTCAACAAGAATCAAATAAGCTTGAACAACGTAGTAGGATATGGCATTATAAGGATGCTTATGAATTACTAACTAAAAATATG GGATCAAATGAAATTCGAAGTATAATGTTGCTCTCACCTGAACAAACAGAGCTGTCATTGAAAGCTAAAGTTTTCAAGAGgatgaaaaatctcaaatttcatATTGGTGAAGCACTTGAATATCTCCCTGATGAGTTAAGGTTTCTTGAATGGCGTGAATTTCCTCTATCCTTATCTTCCAAATGTTGCCTTCCTCGACAACTTGTTGTACTCAAGATGTTTAAGTCTAACATTATATTGGAGAATGTATTCAAGCAG GGGttccaaaatgaaaaattgaaaaagatcaGTCTAGAATCTTGTGAATTCATTACAAAATTACCTGACTTGTGCTGCCCAAACTTAGAGgaattgaatattttatattctagAAATTTAATTGAGGTTCACGAGTCCATTGGATTTCTTGAGAAGCTTAAAAAATGGCATCTCATAGGCTGTTCAcaacttcaaattcttccaAGTATGCTCATGTTGAAAtctcttaaatattttaatctAGCTGGTTGCTCAAGGCTTGAGAAGTTCCCCGATATTCACCCAGAAATGAAAAGTCTAAAGCAACTGACTTTGGTTCGTTGTGGTATTAGAGAATTGCCTTCATCACTGATTAATTGTGGTAGAAGTAAGCTTAGAAATTTTCTAGTTGGGGCCAATAAATCACAAATGCGGGAGGAAGAAGATATTCCTTCTGCCAAATTGAGACTGGCGTGCAATTCCTTTAATAACTTTGCGGGACCTACTGGGTTTCAGAGCTTGACATTTCTATGTCTTAGAGATTTGAGAATTAAAGTTGAATTAGATTCTTGGATGCAGCCCGATTACTTCCCAGTATTGACAGAATTAGATCTATCTTCCACTGGTATTGTTTCCATCCCAGAAAGTATTAGCAAATTTACTACGTTACGAAGACTTTGCATAAGTGATTGCAAAAAGCTTCGGGAAATTCCGAGACTTCCACAATCTATAAGAATTGTGACTGCACCGAATTGCGATCGGCTGGATACACAATCATTAAGTAGATTATTGAATCag TTTGGAGAAATTCTAGGGATTCTACCAAATACAGTCGCTGCAAGCTTTGATTCCGAATGGCCTCAATTTAGGTTGGGTCATTATCTTATACTACCAGTAACTGAGATTCCAGAGTGGTCGAAATTCAACCATCATCAGATTGTTGGAAATTCCGTATCATTCTTGGTCGGtcccaaattttcaaatttggttgTTTGTATTGCTTTTCCAACAAAGGATGTGAAGACCGATACCTGGTACAGTTGGGATGTTCCCATTTTTATCAATggtgaagaaaaattcaatggTAGAATGTCATTATGGGCGAATAGTAATTGTGGCCATGTATGGTTAATGTATTGGAAAGTGAATATATCAAATCCATCTGAAGAGAATCGCATTGAGGTTGAGGTTAAGGTTAGACCTTCAAAGTTTATATCAAATCCTCCATCTATTTCTTTAGATAGGATGAGGATTTATGTAGAATGCATCTGTTGTCCTCAAAAACCCAATATATCTCCTGCCTCATCTATGGATCAATGTGCTTTCAACAATGGGGAAGAAGATTTAGGCTGTGTTGGAATCCGATGCCAACTGCGTAAAAGAAACCATCGACCAATCTATGCTAGACATCCCCAAAAACACTACTTGTCCAGCTTCGGATGGCTTCGAATCCGATTCCAACTCTGGAAACGAAGCTCCAAACCCCGGAGATGGCGAATTACCAATGGGTTTCGTGGTCAGGGTTCATCTTCAATCCCCAATACCTTTCTCAATGATAATACCTATGCCAATCTGTATCCACCGTCAAAGAAGACAAAAGCATGTTAA
- the LOC115985109 gene encoding TMV resistance protein N-like, whose amino-acid sequence MVFLTNEGASSSSSTHQWDYDVFLSFQGEDTRNNFTGHLYKALCDQGFDTFIDNDLQKGEEISMELLKVIELSMISIVVFSKNFASSTWCLKKLVKIFECRSNGQWVLPIFYKVDPSEIRKQDGEYGIAIAKHEEKFKDDIEKVQKWRKTLTEAANLSGFHYNDGYTEFEFIQRVIKEISNTISNHEPLFVAKHPVGIDIQAEAIELLLDLESNDVCMVGICGFGGIGKTTISKAVYNRIAHHFEGSYFLENVRERSKINGDIIQLQEKLLSKILRDRDLKVHNVFECINLIKKRLRSKKVLLILDDVEDLKEVENLLGECDWFASKSRVIITRRDRHVLTTLGRDT is encoded by the exons ATGGTTTTCTTGACCAACGAAggagcctcttcttcttcctctaccCACCAATGGGACTATGATGTCTTCTTGAGTTTTCAAGGTGAAGATACTCGTAATAATTTTACAGGCCATTTATATAAGGCTTTGTGTGACCAGGGTTTTGACACCTTCATCGATAATGACCTTCAAAAGGGAGAAGAAATTTCAATGGAACTTCTTAAAGTCATTGAATTGTCAATGATTTCGATTGTTGTattctctaaaaattttgcatctTCTACTTGGTGCTTGAAAAAACTTgtcaagatttttgagtgtaGGAGTAATGGCCAATGggttttaccaattttttacaAAGTAGACCCATCAGAAATACGTAAACAAGATGGAGAGTATGGGATTGCAATAGctaaacatgaagaaaaattcaaagatgACATAGAAAAGGTTCAAAAGTGGAGGAAAACTTTAACTGAAGCAGCTAATTTGTCTGGATTTCATTACAATGATGG CTACACTGAATTTGAGTTTATCCAAAGAGTTATAAAAGAGATATCAAATACTATATCAAATCATGAACCATTATTTGTTGCTAAACATCCAGTTGGAATAGATATTCAAGCGGAGGCTATAGAATTGCTTTTAGATCTGGAGTCAAATGATGTTTGCATGGTAGGAATTTGTGGTTTTGGGGGAATAGGTAAGACTACGATCTCGAAAGCCGTTTATAATAGAATTGCTCACCATTTTGAAGGAAGCTATTTTTTAGAGAATGTTAGAGAAAGGTCAAAAATAAATGGTGACATAATCCAACTACAAGAGAAACTTCTTTCTAAGATCTTACGAGATAGAGATTTGAAGGTGCACAATGTATTTGAATGTATcaatttgataaagaaaagaCTTCGTAGCAAAAAAGttcttttaattcttgatgatgtggaaGACTTAAAAGAAGTAGAAAATTTGCTTGGAGAATGTGACTGGTTTGCTTCCAAAAGTAGAGTAATTATAACAAGAAGAGACAGACATGTACTAACCACTTTGGGAAGAGATACTTGA